Proteins from a single region of Geminicoccaceae bacterium:
- a CDS encoding ParB/RepB/Spo0J family partition protein translates to MPERKRPKDLRAGLADIYAGRSVPPADPGETAERAESAPAAADASRPHRLGRVGGAPAVLVEQQRQGLLQENAELRAALEEMRSQGQVTVELDPERVLDRYPADRVPQAFADSAFDSLVQSIDENGQDQPIMVRPHPSREECFEIAYGRRRREACRRLGRKVRAVVRQLDDEELLRLMIRENEEREDLSLYERARFMRALGQAEHLSVRQMGKRMGLSPGYVSRLLRLPELPEPLIAIIGDPRPLSMRTLEALAAALDGDVERCVERITERWGKIRPASSADARARQVIKLAQPHIPAERSEKRQLRMADGRVIGQFRRDRHGRYSIDLAADLEPAEIESIVEAVRRAIDTAPST, encoded by the coding sequence ATGCCTGAGCGTAAACGCCCCAAGGATCTCCGCGCCGGACTGGCCGACATCTATGCGGGAAGGAGCGTCCCGCCCGCCGACCCGGGGGAGACTGCGGAGCGCGCCGAATCCGCGCCTGCCGCCGCCGACGCATCCAGACCCCACCGGCTCGGGCGCGTCGGCGGCGCACCGGCCGTCCTCGTCGAACAGCAGCGACAGGGATTGCTTCAGGAGAACGCCGAGCTGCGCGCCGCTCTGGAGGAAATGCGCTCACAGGGCCAGGTGACCGTCGAACTCGATCCCGAGCGGGTTCTCGATCGCTACCCGGCCGACCGTGTCCCTCAGGCATTCGCCGATTCGGCCTTCGATTCGCTTGTCCAGAGCATTGACGAGAATGGTCAGGACCAGCCCATCATGGTCCGCCCCCATCCTTCGCGGGAGGAATGTTTCGAGATTGCCTATGGCCGTCGGCGCCGGGAGGCCTGCCGCCGGCTTGGACGCAAGGTCCGGGCTGTGGTCCGCCAGCTCGACGATGAGGAACTTCTCCGTCTGATGATTCGTGAAAACGAGGAACGGGAGGATCTGAGCCTCTACGAGCGGGCCCGGTTCATGCGCGCGCTCGGGCAGGCGGAGCATCTTTCCGTCCGGCAGATGGGCAAGCGCATGGGCCTTTCGCCGGGCTATGTCAGCCGCCTGCTCCGGCTGCCCGAACTGCCGGAACCGCTGATTGCGATCATCGGCGATCCACGTCCTTTGAGCATGCGCACGCTTGAGGCCCTGGCGGCCGCCCTCGATGGGGATGTCGAACGCTGTGTCGAACGCATCACCGAGAGATGGGGCAAGATCAGGCCCGCCTCTTCCGCTGATGCGCGGGCCCGGCAGGTCATCAAGCTGGCGCAGCCTCACATCCCCGCCGAGCGATCGGAGAAGCGGCAGCTGCGCATGGCCGACGGCCGGGTCATCGGCCAGTTCAGGCGCGACCGCCACGGACGTTACAGCATCGATCTCGCCGCCGACCTCGAACCGGCAGAGATTGAATCGATCGTCGAGGCCGTCCGGCGCGCCATCGACACTGCGCCGTCGACCTGA
- a CDS encoding pirin has translation MAVEHDLIMNKGLSDALREAQSGQERANLRVAADILEQSAERPEARSFLHSVLCTIYLPHRRTAPDAVWQRHNGDGATLMIQPTKDERGRYCGVPYGPTGRLMMIFLQNEAYRNRSRRVELGNSMHAWLRAMGVDNSGKGYKAAREQAMRIEQCLVSVAYETETTRERWQDTIIRGSFNIGEDRQPDLFAQAVELSESFYNALLQHPAVLFEPAIRHLAGKSLSLDVYVWLAYRLHVLARPTPISWRALHRAFGPNYARERDFRNRFRDALQNALLVYPEARVDVDEEGVILHASAPPAPPRSVVSLAGHKAHRRVAGRG, from the coding sequence ATGGCGGTCGAGCATGACCTGATCATGAACAAGGGTCTGAGCGATGCCCTGCGCGAGGCCCAGAGTGGTCAGGAACGTGCGAACCTTCGCGTTGCCGCCGACATTCTCGAACAATCCGCCGAACGTCCCGAAGCCCGCTCGTTCCTTCACTCCGTTCTCTGCACCATCTACCTGCCCCATCGCAGGACCGCTCCCGATGCCGTCTGGCAGCGCCATAATGGCGATGGCGCGACCTTGATGATCCAGCCGACCAAGGACGAGCGTGGCCGCTATTGCGGCGTCCCCTACGGGCCTACCGGACGCCTGATGATGATCTTCCTGCAGAATGAAGCCTACCGCAACCGGTCGAGACGCGTCGAACTCGGGAATTCGATGCATGCCTGGCTGCGTGCCATGGGCGTCGACAACAGCGGCAAGGGCTACAAGGCGGCACGCGAGCAGGCCATGCGTATCGAGCAGTGCCTCGTGAGCGTGGCCTACGAGACCGAGACGACCCGCGAACGGTGGCAGGACACGATCATCCGCGGATCTTTCAACATCGGAGAAGATCGCCAGCCCGACCTGTTTGCCCAGGCAGTGGAATTGTCGGAGAGTTTCTACAACGCCTTGCTCCAGCATCCGGCCGTCCTGTTCGAGCCCGCCATACGCCATCTGGCCGGCAAGAGCCTGTCGCTGGATGTCTATGTGTGGTTGGCCTACCGGTTGCATGTCCTCGCACGCCCGACACCCATCTCCTGGAGGGCACTGCATCGCGCCTTCGGCCCGAACTATGCGCGCGAGCGGGATTTCCGCAACCGCTTCCGCGACGCCTTGCAGAATGCGCTCCTGGTCTATCCGGAGGCGCGCGTGGATGTCGACGAGGAGGGGGTCATCCTCCATGCCAGCGCACCTCCGGCACCTCCGAGATCGGTCGTGTCGCTGGCCGGACACAAGGCGCACAGGCGCGTCGCTGGCCGGGGCTGA